Proteins from a genomic interval of Aspergillus flavus chromosome 7, complete sequence:
- a CDS encoding translation initiation protein Sua5 (RNA binding/translational regulation protein of the SUA5 family): MSSKEKTRILSVRRLNKEGLGNKSLSEWWDSERSNKTAEAAAIEEAALLLRTSNIPVAFPTETVYGLGADATRSDAVQGIYKAKQRPSDNPLIVHIDSLEMLERLLNPQESGSTSASDSPRNTIPSVYQSLIARFWPGPLTILLPNPSGSLLAKEVTSKLTTFGARMPSSPLARLLIHVADRPLAAPSANASTKPSPTAAEHVYHDLQGRIELILDGGSCGVGVESTVVDGLCDPPAILRPGGIGIEEIRTCAGWENVQLGYHDGTLDVKEIPRAPGMKYRHYSPKARVVLFEAGSKEQSVTKHIRKDLEDTAIGAHMIGIVRTKHWKRGLGLLSDEEIEKTLKPLPSLIDGLAGFSVPITGNPGRSPAFKEAFDCHLGPDVESIARGLFAALRAMDEMEVDVIYVEGISDQQGDRAAAVMNRLRKAAGAELRV; the protein is encoded by the coding sequence ATGTCGTCCAAGGAGAAAACTCGGATCTTGTCGGTCCGCCGATTGAATAAAGAAGGCCTTGGCAATAAATCCCTTTCAGAGTGGTGGGATAGCGAGCGCAGCAACAAAACGGCAGAAGCTGCCGCGATTGAGGAGGCTGCTCTGCTCCTTCGGACGAGCAATATTCCGGTTGCATTTCCTACAGAGACAGTGTACGGTTTGGGAGCTGATGCGACACGAAGCGATGCGGTGCAAGGGATCTACAAGGCCAAGCAAAGACCGTCGGACAATCCGTTAATTGTGCATATCGACTCACTCGAAATGTTGGAACGGCTACTCAACCCGCAGGAATCGGGTTCTACGAGCGCATCCGACAGCCCGAGAAACACAATTCCTTCCGTCTATCAATCCTTGATCGCCCGTTTCTGGCCAGGTCCTCTTACGATTCTTCTTCCGAATCCATCTGGATCGCTTCTCGCGAAGGAAGTTACTTCTAAACTGACGACTTTTGGGGCGCGCATGCCTTCTTCGCCGCTTGCACGGCTACTGATCCATGTTGCGGACCGGCCGCTGGCGGCACCCTCGGCGAACGCATCGACCAAACCATCCCCGACAGCGGCCGAGCATGTGTATCATGATCTTCAGGGCCGTATCGAGCTAATCCTTGATGGTGGCTCTTGCGGTGTGGGTGTTGAGAGCACCGTGGTTGATGGTCTGTGTGACCCTCCAGCCATTCTGCGACCAGGCGGTATTGGCATTGAAGAGATCCGGACATGCGCCGGCTGGGAAAATGTACAACTTGGATACCACGATGGTACCCTCGACGTTAAGGAGATTCCTCGTGCACCGGGCATGAAATACCGACACTATTCTCCCAAGGCACGTGTGGTACTTTTCGAGGCTGGCTCCAAGGAGCAGTCTGTCACCAAGCATATCCGCAAGGACCTGGAAGACACGGCGATTGGAGCACATATGATTGGTATTGTACGAACGAAGCACTGGAAGCGGGGTCTCGGATTATTATCTGATGAAGAGATTGAGAAAACTCTCAAGCCCCTTCCGTCATTGATCGACGGCCTTGCGGGATTCTCTGTTCCCATCACGGGCAATCCCGGTCGTAGTCCTGCGTTCAAGGAGGCTTTTGATTGTCATCTTGGGCCCGACGTCGAGTCCATTGCGCGCGGGCTATTTGCGGCGCTGCGGGCCATGGATGAAATGGAGGTGGATGTCATCTATGTAGAGGGCATCTCGGATCAACAAGGCGATCGCGCAGCTGCCGTCATGAACCGTCTCCGTAAAGCTGCGGGGGCAGAATTGCGAGTCTAG
- a CDS encoding adenosine deaminase produces MCKSDLHDFLHGLPKCEHHVHLEGCLAPDLIFELAKRNNVSLPNEPAYESIETLSHRYGHFTSLDDFLRFYFIGMSVLHHESDFADLAWAYFQKAHADGVHHAEVFFDPQVHRDRGIPYETIVSGFVAGCQRAERELGLTTRLILCFVRHLPVDNAARVYQEALDQEHFDNEVVHGLGWSSTEVGPPKDMFRELYSSASAKGIRLTAHAGEEGDPSYISAALELGAQRIDHGIRLVEDPVLMEKVVRDRIMLTVCPISNLQLRCVESIAHVPIRKFLDAGVMFSINSDDPAYFGGYILDNYCAVQEAFQLTVDEWRVIAENSIKGSWIGEERKTELLKRINDHVQRHVAAV; encoded by the coding sequence ATGTGCAAATCCGATCTCCACGACTTCTTGCACGGTCTCCCCAAATGCGAGCACCACGTCCATCTAGAAGGCTGTCTAGCCCCCGACCTAATCTTCGAACTGGCCAAGAGAAACAACGTCTCACTCCCTAATGAACCAGCCTACGAGTCCATCGAGACTCTCAGCCACCGCTATGGCCATTTCACATCTCTCGACGACTTCCTGCGCTTCTACTTCATCGGCATGTCAGTACTACACCATGAATCCGACTTCGCAGACCTCGCCTGGGCCTATTTCCAAAAAGCCCACGCCGACGGCGTCCACCACGCAgaagtcttcttcgaccCACAAGTCCACCGAGACCGGGGAATCCCCTACGAGACCATCGTCTCAGGCTTCGTAGCCGGCTGCCAGCGCGCCGAAAGGGAATTAGGTCTAACGACCCGTCTCATCCTGTGCTTCGTGCGCCATCTTCCCGTCGACAACGCCGCACGGGTGTACCAGGAAGCCCTGGATCAGGAACACTTCGACAACGAGGTCGTCCATGGACTAGGCTGGTCGTCGACGGAAGTCGGACCCCCGAAGGACATGTTCCGGGAACTGTATTCGTCGGCCTCGGCGAAAGGGATCAGGCTGACGGCTCATGCCGGCGAGGAGGGTGATCCGTCGTATATTAGTGCTGCGCTGGAGCTGGGCGCGCAGCGTATCGACCATGGGATTAGGCTTGTGGAGGATCCTGTGCTTATGGAGAAGGTGGTGAGGGATCGGATTATGTTGACTGTTTGTCCGATTTCGAATCTGCAGTTGCGTTGTGTCGAGTCTATTGCGCATGTCCCTATTCGTAAGTTCTTGGATGCGGGTGTTATGTTCTCTATTAATAGTGATGATCCGGCGTATTTTGGAGGGTATATTTTGGATAATTATTGTGCTGTGCAGGAGGCGTTTCAGCTGACGGTGGATGAGTGGAGGGTTATTGCTGAGAATAGTATTAAGGGGAGCTGGAttggggaggagaggaagacggAGCTGTTGAAGCGTATTAATGATCATGTGCAAAGACATGTTGCTGCTGTTTAA
- a CDS encoding GTP cyclohydrolase 1 type 2/Nif3 translates to MRPTIPSSLTLIGCRAVLRPQHNSIRRGFRQSPATTILHSPSRSIPAAKTTNYIYQRRTMSSDSAPASGRYKLVFFVPHSHLEACKEAIFATGAGTFPGGKYTKCCFQMPGQGQFLPSDEANPAIGAAGALETVEEMKVEVMCFGRSIMLQAVDALIKAHPYEEVAYEVYKLEEV, encoded by the coding sequence ATGCGCCCAACCAtcccctcctctctcacCCTGATAGGTTGCAGAGCCGTCTTGCGACCCCAACACAACTCCATCCGTCGCGGGTTCCGTCAGTCACCAGCTACTACTATTCTCCATTCCCCCTCACGCTCTATACCCGCCGCAAAAACCACCAACTACATCTATCAGAGAAGAACCATGTCCTCAGACTCAGCCCCAGCCTCGGGCCGCTACAAACTCGTTTTCTTCGTCCCGCATTCCCACCTCGAAGCGTGTAAAGAGGCCATCTTCGCGACCGGGGCAGGGACCTTCCCGGGCGGCAAATATACCAAGTGCTGCTTCCAGATGCCGGGTCAAGGCCAATTCCTGCCGTCTGATGAAGCCAACCCCGCGATTGGAGCTGCAGGGGCGTTAGAGacggtggaggagatgaaggtcGAAGTGATGTGTTTCGGTCGGAGCATCATGTTGCAGGCGGTAGATGCGTTGATCAAGGCGCATCCGTACGAGGAGGTTGCCTATGAGGTCTATAAACTCGAGGAAGTATGA
- a CDS encoding putative NADH-ubiquinone dehydrogenase 24 kDa subunit (NADH-ubiquinone oxidoreductase subunit) translates to MASKFFPAVPRVGRQFFQRAPKTQCRPFSAGPQRCSDSLSVHRNKPTNNPSIPFTFNEQNQRLIDEILKRYPPQYKKAAVMPLLDLGQRQHGFTSISVMNEVARLLEMPPMRVYEVATFYTMYNREPVGKYFVQLCTTTPCQLGGCGSTKILEAIQEHLGITPGHTTEDGLFTLLEVECLGACVNAPMVQINDDYYEDLTPESMKTLLTALKESATATDAGKTVQIPAPGPMSGRNTCENSAGLTNLKNPVWDPETMMRKDGALDQPQQQ, encoded by the exons ATGGCTTCGAAATTCTTCCCCGCCGTCCCTCGGGTCGGTCGTCAGTTCTTCCAGCGCGCCCCCAAGACTCAATGCAGACCGTTCTCGGCTGGTCCGCAACGTTGCAGCGACTCCCTTTCCGTG CACCGCAACAAGCCTACCAACAACCCGAGCATCCCGTTCACGTTCAACGAGCAGAACCAACGATTGATCGATGAGATCCTCAAGCGCTATCCTCCCCAGTACAAGAAGGCCGCCGTCATGCCTCTCCTGGATCTGGGCCAGCGTCAGCACGGCTTCACCAGCATTAGCGTCATGAACGAGGTCGCCCGCCTCCTGGAGATGCCCCCCATGCGTGTCTACGAAGTCGCTACTTTCTATACCATGTACAACCGTGAGCCTGTTGGCAAATACTTTGTTCAGCTTTGCACAACG ACGCCATGCCAGCTCGGAGGCTGCGGCAGCACCAAGATCCTTGAAGCTATCCAGGAACACCTCGGCATCACCCCCGGACACACCACCGAGGATGGACTCTTCACCTTGCTTGAAGTCGAGTGCTTGGGCGCCTGTGTCAACGCCCCTATGGTCCAGATCAACGACGATTACTACGAGGATCTTACTCCCGAGTCCATGAAGACTCTCCTCACCGCACTCAAGGAGTCCGCGACTGCCACCGACGCCGGCAAGACCGTCCAGATTCCTGCCCCTGGCCCAATGAGTGGAAGAAACACCTGTGAGAACAGCGCCGGACTGACAAACCTAAAGAACCCTGTGTGGGATCcggagacgatgatgagaaaggACGGTGCTTTGGACCAGCCTCAGCAGCAATAA
- a CDS encoding D-amino acid oxidase, with amino-acid sequence MATRITLNAILSYLEELTLSTTVEIPESPKKAQNRSKHVLVIGGGVGGLMTAWILLDKGYRVTVVSKEWASLAKPLTSQIARALWEYPPGGCGITEIETPLFGCSTLEQYREWALQSFEFYRLMADRDELIGDGLERAAGAGKFGAKMKTLFQFFQHPIEEESRVHGRDDRHCDKYFEMKTLDKSVDSPFRDQLKVNYHCMADANGGKNHPAPMIDTDVAMAFLMRLVQSKGVVLEAREIIGDLRLHERELLSDYHADIIVNASGIGARELATDSQIFPVRGAVKKIRRPEGYPADHAFLLPAQMNHDGYGSVSKTVFIVPRNDDTLVIGSITQCNNWQLNLSPDSTEVKAMWERTTEFLPVFEDADHEVYRANTCRIVHNYSHGGSGWTLAIGCARTCVRLIEEILDTGRSANAEVCRL; translated from the exons ATGGCTACAAGAATCACCCTGAACGCTATCTTATCCTATCTAGAAGAGCTAACGCTCTCTACAACCGTAGAGATACCCGAAAGCCCCAAGAAAGCGCAAAACCGCTCCAAGCATGTCCTTGTCATTGGGGGCGGCGTTGGCGGTCTGATGACGGCTTGGATTCTCCTTGACAAGGGCTACCGCGTCACCGTCGTGTCTAAGGAATGGGCAAGTCTCGCGAAGCCGTTGACCTCGCAGATTGCTCGTGCTTTATGGGAGTACCCACCTGGTGGGTGCGGCATCACAGAGATTGAGACACCGTTGTTCGGGTGCTCAACTCTGGAGCAGTATCGGGAGTGGGCTTTGCAGAGTTTTGAGTTCTATCGGTTGATGGCGGACCGGGATGAGCTTATTGGTGATGGTCTGGAACGGGCTGCTGGGGCTGGGAAGTTTGgggcgaagatgaagaccttgtTTCAGTTCTTTCAGCACCCGATTGAGGAGGAGTCCCGTGTCCATGGACGTGATGACAGGCATTGTGACAAGTATTTTGAAATGAAGACACTGGACAAGAGCGTGGATTCGCCCTTCAGGGATCAGTTGAAAGTCAATTATCACTGCATGGCTGATGCCAATGGTGGAAAGAAT CATCCAGCCCCTATGATTGATACTGATGTTGCTATGGCATTTCTGATGAGACTTGTTCAAAGCAAAGGGGTGGTTTTAGAGGCTAGAGAGATTATTGGTGATCTCCGGCTCCATGAGCGAGAGCTACTGAGTGATTATCATGCCGATATCATTGTCAATGCAAGCGGCATAGGAGCCCGTGAGCTTGCAACCGATAGTCAGATATTCCCCGTCCGCGGAGCAgtcaagaagatcaggagGCCGGAGGGTTATCCAGCGGACCATGCGTTCCTCCTTCCAGCTCAGATGAATCATGATGGCTATGGCTCGGTGAGCAAGACGGTCTTCATTGTTCCCCGTAACGATGATACACTTGTGATCGGCTCAATCACTCAATGCAATAACTGGCAGCTGAACCTCTCACCTGACTCTACTGAAGTCAAGGCGATGTGGGAACGGACGACTGAGTTTCTGCCGGTCTTCGAGGATGCAGACCATGAGGTATA TCGAGCGAATACATGCCGGATCGTTCATAACTATAGCCATGGTGGGTCGGGATGGACTCTTGCGATTGGCTGTGCGAGGACTTGCGTACGTTTGATTGAGGAGATTCTTGATACAGGCAGGTCAGCAAATGCAGAAGTATGCAGGTTGTAA